A section of the Thermodesulfobacteriota bacterium genome encodes:
- the glf gene encoding UDP-galactopyranose mutase: protein MFDYCIVGAGLAGCVLAERLASQAGRRVLVVERRDHIGGNCFDYYDEAGILVHKYGPHYFRTNRRHVFAYLSQFTDWHYVYYRIRVMVDGRLVPLPINLDTVNELYGSSWDSEACQAFFARTRATIPQPANSEEVILAKVGRDLYEKIYEAYTVKQWGLSPRELDPSVCARIPVRFNRDDRYFTDRYQAMPKDGYHRLFARLLAHPKIHLLLKTDWHEIRQAIPFGKLIYTGPIDAFFDHCYGRLPYRSLRFEHETLDQEVFQPVSQVNYPVDYDFTRIVEIKHVTGQRHPKTTIVREYPEADGEPYYPVPRPESQALLEQYLAAARPTGVHFIGRLAQYRYLNMDEVVDEALALFERLAAAEVE from the coding sequence ATGTTCGACTACTGCATCGTGGGCGCGGGGCTGGCCGGCTGTGTTCTCGCCGAGCGGCTGGCCTCCCAGGCCGGCCGGCGGGTGCTGGTCGTGGAGCGGCGCGACCACATCGGCGGCAACTGCTTCGACTACTACGACGAGGCTGGCATCCTGGTCCACAAGTACGGGCCACACTACTTCCGCACCAACCGCCGGCACGTCTTCGCCTATCTGTCCCAGTTCACCGACTGGCACTACGTCTACTACCGGATCCGGGTGATGGTGGACGGCCGCCTGGTGCCGCTGCCCATCAACCTCGATACCGTGAATGAGCTGTACGGCTCCTCCTGGGACAGCGAGGCGTGCCAGGCCTTCTTCGCCCGCACCCGGGCAACGATCCCGCAGCCGGCCAACTCCGAGGAGGTGATCCTGGCCAAGGTCGGCCGGGACCTCTACGAGAAGATCTACGAGGCCTATACCGTCAAGCAGTGGGGGCTGTCGCCCCGGGAGCTGGACCCGTCGGTGTGCGCCCGCATCCCGGTGCGCTTCAACCGGGACGACCGCTACTTCACCGACCGCTACCAGGCCATGCCGAAAGACGGCTACCACCGCCTGTTCGCCCGCCTGCTCGCCCACCCGAAGATCCACCTTCTCCTCAAGACCGACTGGCACGAGATCCGGCAGGCGATTCCCTTCGGCAAGCTCATCTACACCGGCCCCATCGACGCCTTCTTCGACCACTGCTACGGCCGGCTGCCATACCGGTCCTTGCGCTTCGAGCACGAAACCCTGGATCAGGAGGTCTTTCAGCCGGTCTCCCAGGTGAACTATCCGGTAGACTATGACTTCACCCGTATCGTCGAGATCAAGCACGTCACCGGCCAGCGCCACCCCAAGACCACCATTGTCCGGGAGTACCCGGAGGCCGACGGCGAGCCGTACTATCCCGTCCCCCGGCCGGAGAGCCAGGCGCTGCTGGAGCAGTATCTGGCCGCGGCCCGGCCGACCGGGGTCCATTTCATCGGCCGCCTGGCCCAGTACCGCTACCTGAACATGGACGAGGTGGTGGACGAGGCCCTGGCTTTGTTCGAGCGGCTCGCCGCCGCGGAGGTGGAATAG